Proteins from a genomic interval of Diaphorobacter sp. HDW4A:
- a CDS encoding response regulator transcription factor translates to MNKIRVAIADDHPTVLYALGNLIQQDSRFTVITTLKSSTELIRFLREEVAVDIVITDFTMPDDGMYGDGVRYIKYLLRNFSGRRFVVYSDCVNPSMVFSLYDYGVAAVVLKNHELSELGLALNRIVDGGVYYPPGINREDLRMFTKNLHSISPRELEVLRQFSRGLPLKTIAADLNRSIKTVSTQKRSVMRKLDIATDQLLMEFCLNANLF, encoded by the coding sequence TAAGATACGCGTGGCCATAGCAGATGACCATCCCACAGTGCTTTATGCCCTGGGAAATTTGATTCAGCAGGATTCAAGATTCACAGTGATAACTACGCTTAAAAGTTCCACTGAGCTGATTCGATTTCTGAGGGAGGAAGTGGCGGTAGATATTGTCATCACGGACTTCACCATGCCTGATGACGGCATGTACGGTGATGGGGTTCGTTACATAAAATATTTGCTGCGCAATTTCTCGGGCAGGCGCTTTGTCGTGTACTCGGACTGCGTCAATCCATCGATGGTTTTTTCACTCTACGACTACGGGGTCGCCGCCGTCGTGTTGAAAAATCACGAGCTGTCGGAGCTCGGGTTGGCGCTCAATCGCATCGTCGATGGCGGGGTGTATTACCCGCCCGGCATCAACCGGGAGGACTTGCGCATGTTCACGAAGAACCTGCATTCGATTTCTCCGCGTGAGCTGGAGGTGTTGCGCCAGTTCTCGCGCGGCCTGCCGCTCAAGACAATTGCTGCCGACCTGAACCGCAGCATCAAGACCGTGAGCACGCAGAAGCGCTCCGTCATGCGCAAGCTCGACATCGCGACGGATCAGTTGCTCATGGAGTTCTGTTTGAACGCCAACTTGTTCTGA